In Sphingobacterium sp. lm-10, the DNA window TTCATCACTTCGATCATCATGGCGCAAAGTTACGGCTTTTTTTTATAGCTTGGAAATGCGGAGAAGCTTGTAATTGCCTGTTTTTAACCGTAATTAATTGAGATAATAATGAGTTAATGCACGAGCATATTGTCGATCAGGCGCACACCTTCCAACCAAGCCGCTACGAGCACGACATACTCTTTTTCATCATCAACCTTTGTAATGGGTTCCAGGCTGTGTGTTTCACAGATAGCCAGATATTCTAGTTCAAAACCTGTCACATTTTCAATCATCAACCTTGCTTCCTCGATTACAGTATGTACTTCTTTTTCGTGAGCATGTTGTTCGATGTATCGCAAAGCTTTTGATAAGGTGTATGCTTTTTCGATTCCTCTTGCAGAAAGACGCGCATTGCGAGAGCTAAGTGCTAGTCCATTTGCGTCCCGAAGTGTTGGCACAATATGTAATTGTACGGCTAATTTCATTTCATCAATCATACGCTGGATTACCATGACTTGTTGAAAATCCTTTTGGCCAAAAAAAGCGATATCAGGTTTTACTAATTGAAACAACTTATACACGATCTGCGTTACACCTTGAAAATGTCCGGGTCGATGTTTACCCTCCCATATCTTGTCGAGATCACCTAAATCAATTTCCCAATGTGGGTCGTTTTCCGGATACATTACCGAGACCTCTGGGAGAAATAAAACGTCGCATTCTGCAGCGATTAAAAGTGCTTTATCCCGTTCGATTGGACGAGGATATTTTTCCAAATCCTTGGGGTCATTAAATTGAGTAGGATTTACGAAAATACTGCATACAACAATGTCTGTGATAGATTTGGCTTCTTGTATTAAAGAGATATGTCCTTCGTGCAACGCACCCATTGTAGGTACAAAGCCTATCTTCTTTCCGTGTTGTCTGAGCGTCGCTAAATGTTGTGCAAGTGCGCTTGAGGTAACAATAATTTCCACGATGGTATTCTTTAAAATAGCCTGCTAAGGTGCGGAATATTTTTTGGATTATAAAGCCATGATTAGCAATAGATTGGTAGGAATGATAAAAATTTCGTA includes these proteins:
- the panC gene encoding pantoate--beta-alanine ligase, translating into MEIIVTSSALAQHLATLRQHGKKIGFVPTMGALHEGHISLIQEAKSITDIVVCSIFVNPTQFNDPKDLEKYPRPIERDKALLIAAECDVLFLPEVSVMYPENDPHWEIDLGDLDKIWEGKHRPGHFQGVTQIVYKLFQLVKPDIAFFGQKDFQQVMVIQRMIDEMKLAVQLHIVPTLRDANGLALSSRNARLSARGIEKAYTLSKALRYIEQHAHEKEVHTVIEEARLMIENVTGFELEYLAICETHSLEPITKVDDEKEYVVLVAAWLEGVRLIDNMLVH